TTCAGCATGGACCCGGATCCCCTCATGACTTCCACCACCAAAGCAGTCTGCTGACTGTCTATTGCCGCTCCATGAGTTCCACCGATCTTTGCCCTGAGATCTTCAACGCCAAGCGCCTTGGTCAACGCATCTAACGATGGCCCTCTGTGACTGCACGGCAAATTCGCTGCCTGCGCCCAAGGAATGACTGCTTTCTGACTACAAAACACACCTTGAATTGGCGGCAGTGATAAATCGTATCGGGCAACGTGATCCAGCAGGATCGGCCAGTCAAAACTGGCGTTGTGGATGACGATGAGCTGATCTTTCAGGTAATCGGCAATCCGGTTCCATTGGGAGTTGAAGGAGTCGAAATCGCCGGCCTGTTCGTTGGTAATGCCGTGTATCGACTGTGCTTCTGCTGATATTGGCTTTTGTGGCCGGATTTTAAACTCGACGGATGCTCCGATCTTCCGATACCTCACCACAGTGATGCCAAGTGTCACGATATCCGGCGGGCCGTTTTCATCAGGGA
This sequence is a window from Banduia mediterranea. Protein-coding genes within it:
- a CDS encoding 3'-5' exonuclease, giving the protein MYKELLWIFTQLPDDYIVLDTETSGLPDENGPPDIVTLGITVVRYRKIGASVEFKIRPQKPISAEAQSIHGITNEQAGDFDSFNSQWNRIADYLKDQLIVIHNASFDWPILLDHVARYDLSLPPIQGVFCSQKAVIPWAQAANLPCSHRGPSLDALTKALGVEDLRAKIGGTHGAAIDSQQTALVVEVMRGSGSML